Sequence from the Arthrobacter pigmenti genome:
CGCTCCGAGTGGTGTGTGTTCGGTGATTTCCGGTTCAACGAATCCAAGCATGCGGTGACGCAGATGCTCTCCACTGTCGCGGAACGGCCGACGGCGTTGTTCTGCTCCTCAGATGAGATGGCCTTCGGTGCGCTCACCGCTGCCACGGAGCTCCGCATCCGGGTGCCTGAGGAGCTGTCCGTCATCGGCATTGACGACCACGAATTTGCGGAGCCGATGGGGCTGACCACTGTACGCCAGGTGCCGGAGGAACAGGGGGCATTCGCCGCAGACCTCCTGCTGGGTGAGTTGGAAGGCAGGACGCCCCTGCAGTGCCCGCCCACGCAGCCGCACACGCTGGTCGAGCGGGCGTCAACCGGCCCGGCGCCGTCGTAAGCTTCATCGAGCGGCCAGATATAGCGGTGTTCTCGTAAGATTTTCGTCATAAGTGGCCGGTCGATGAAGAGGCTGCGAGGGTACCCTGCCGATAGTCTTAACCACTATGGCTACGGAACTCCTTTACCTCGACGACTTCGATGTCCTCACCGCCCAAGCGACCGTCATGCAGGTCAGCGAGCTCGATGACGGACGGCTCGACGTCGAACTCGACCGCACCTGCTTCTACCCGCGTGGCGGCGGCCAGGACTGGGACACCGGCGTCATCCGATCGGGCGGGGACGCGTTCACCGTCGATGAGGTCCGGCTCGATGAGAACGGGGTGGTCCACCACCTGGGTGCGGGCGCGGTGTCGGAGGGTGCCGGCGTCGTACTCGAAGTGGACGGCGAGCGGCGTTCGATGAACACGAGGCTGCACTCGGCGGGCCATATCGTGGACCTTGCAGTGGAGCGGCTGGGACTGCCGTGGGTGCCGGGCAAGGGTGCGCATTACCCGCACATGTCCTTCGTCGAGTACTCCGGCGAGGTGCCCGGAGACATCGAGGAGACGCGGCAGCGCATCGAGCGCGAGGTGGCCGCAGTCATTGCGACGGGCAGCAGTAATGAGATCCGCTTCATGCCGGTTTCGGAGATGGACGCCTACTGCCGCCACGTGCCGGAGAACATTCCCACGAACAAGCCGGCGCGGATTGTGCTCTACAACGAGACGTTCGGCGTGCCGTGCGGCGGAACCCACGTGCGGGACGTTGCGGACGTCGGGACCCTCACGATCACCAAGATCAAGTCCAAGAAAGGTGTCACCAAGGTGTCCTACGCCGTGGAAGGCCTGAACTAGCGCACCTCAGTGGGACGCTTCGACCGGGAAGTCCGCGTCCGAGGCCACCCGGAACGGCGAAAGCGCCAGCACCAGGGCCGAGACGAGCATCACCGCCGCGGCCACACCCAGCGCGGCGACGCTCCCGAAACCCGTCGCAATAACGCCACCCAACGGCGCCCCGACCACGATCATGCCGCGGTTCACCGACCGCCGCGTCGCATTCATCCGGGCGATCAGCGCGTCGGGCGTGACCGCCTGCCAGTAACCCATCTCGACCGGGCCCTCCGCCCCGAGCGCACACCCGTACAGCACCTGCCCGAGAACGGCCAGCGCGAACGCTGCCCACACCGGCGCCGGCCAACTTCCCATACTCCCGTCCCCCGTCGCACCGCCGGCAGCGAGGGGCGCCAGGAGAACGACGACGACGGCGGGTGGTTGCGCGAGCCGCGCCGCGACCACCACCCGGCCGGTACCCCAGCGTTCTCCCCAGCGCTGGGACAGGGTGGTTCCGATTACGGCGCCGATTCCGGCGCCGCCGAGGACCAACCCGAGGCCGAGTGCGCCGAGGCGCAGGTCATTCAGGATCAGCGCCGGCAGCACCGCGCCAAGCATCGCGGAGCCGATGAACCAGAGGTGCGAGCTGAGCGCGAGGGGCCGCAGCATCCGGTGCCCGTAGATCCAGCGCAGGCCTTCGGCGATGCGGGTGCGTACCGGCGTGGTACTCCGTGCAGGCCGATCACCGGCGGGAACGGTGAGGAGGGTGAGGCCCGAGAAGAGGTAGCTCGCGGCGTCGAGCAGGAGCGCGAACGGCGCGCTGAGCAGCGCCACTATGCCACCGGCGACTGCGCCGCCCGAGGTTTGCGCGACGGTCTCGCTCTGCTGGAGGCGTGCATTCGCACGAACCAGCTGGGAGCGCGGCACGAGTTGCGGCAGGAAGGACTGGTAGGCGGCGTCGCTCATCAGCGCGAGCGTCCCGAACGCGAACATCAGGATCAGAAGCGCGGGGAGGCCGATGACGCCGGTCGCCCCGAGGAGACAGAGCACAGCCAGGATGGTTGCCCGGCCGAGGTCCCCGGTGATCATGACGGTGCGTCGCCGGAACCGGTCCACCCAGATTCCCGCGAGCAGCCCGAAGAGCAGATACGGCAGCCAGCGGGCGGCGTTGACCAACCCCTGATCCAGTGCGGTGCCATCCATCGTGACGAGGATGAGCACCGAGAGCGCAACGGTGGTCAGGTAGGTCCCGAAGTCCGAGACCGACGACGCCGCCCAGAACCGTACGAACGCTGGATTCCGGCGCAGCTGCATGACGTCAGGACGCGCGGGCGAGCTGGCGGATTGGGATCCAGCGCGAGGCAAGGCGGCGGTAAGCGGCGGCGGCGCCGGTCATGTCCGCTTCCGCGAGGCATTCAATGCCCATCCGCACGTCCATGGGTGATTCATCGGGGAAGACTAGGTCAGCGACCGGGCCGTAGTCCAGCTCGACGACGGCGTCCCGGCGGAACAGTTCCAGCCACTCGGTGAGCTCGGTGAGGTCCTCCAGCAGGTCCAACTCGGGCGCGGCGATGGCGAGGCTCGCGACCGCCCGGCGCGCGCGGTCGATGCACTCGCTGATGGTGACTGCTACGCGCACGGTGTGGACTTCGCCGTCGTCGTCCACTACGTCCGTGAGATCGTCCTCGTGGATCAGGACGAACCAGGAAAACGGCACACCCCACGTGGCGGAGCGCGTGTGCAGCTTCGCGGTGGACTCAGAGAGTGTTTCGGGGTCCAGGCGGGCCTGCTGCGCCTCACGGGCAACTTCGGGGAGCAACACGTCCATGAGGGGCCCGCGGATGGTCTGCTCAAGTGACTCCGCGGCCAGCGAAGTGCGGACCGCCAACTGGTTGGGGCAGTAATACGGGGCCGTAGTCCCATTGCTGCGCGGGTAGTGAAGCACGCGCACCAGATCCGGTTCGTGGTGCGGGAACGGATCCGAGACGAGCCTGGTGATCCGCCGGAGGGCATCGACGCGGTCGAGGTCCTCGGTGACGTGCCGTTCACGCGTCCGCTGCTCCAGGATGGCAAGCTGCTGGGCGTCACTGAAGGCGTCAAGCGGCTCATAGACCCGCAGGAAGGAAACGTAGGGGAAGCTCCGGCCCGAGCCCGGTGCGCTTGCCACTGGTCAGTCCAGCTCTACGACGACGGGAGCGTGGTCCGACGCGCCCTTGCCCTTGCGCTCCTCGCGGTCGATCGAGGCGCCGCTGACCCGCTGTGCAAGGGCGGGGGAGGCAAGCACGAAGTCGATGCGCATGCCCATCTTCTTCGGGAAGCTGAGCTGCTTGTAGTCCCAGTAGGTGTAGACGCCGGGGCCGGGGGTGTAGGGGCGGACGACGTCGGTGAAACCGGAATCCTCGAAGGCCGCGAACGCTGCGCGTTCCGGAGGGCTGACGTGTGTGTATCCGTTGCGGAGGAAAAGTTCGTTGTCCCAGACATCCTCTTCGCGCGGTGCGATGTTCCAGTCGCCGGTGAGGGCAACCTGCGCGGTGGGGTCAGCTTCGAGGACCCCGACGGCGTGCTTGCGCAGGAGTTCGAGCCACTCGATCTTGTACGGCATGTGGGGATCATCCAGCGCACGCCCGTTCGGCACGTACAGACTCCAGACGCGCACCCCGCCGCAGGTTGCGCCGATCGCGCGGGCCTCCTGTACCGGATCCGCGTCCTTGCCGAAGACCGGCTGATCCGGGAAGGTACGCTCGACGTCCTCAAGCCCCACCCGGGAGGCGATCGCGACGCCGTTCCACTGGCTCACACCAAAATGCGCAACCTCGTAGCCGCTCTTCTCGAACAGTTCCCAGGGGAAATTATCGTCCTTGCACTTGGTTTCCTGGATGGCGAGGACATCGACGTCGGAGCGGCCCAGCCAGGCCTCAACACGGTCTGCACGGGCTCGGAGGGAATTAACGTTCCAGGTGGCAATCTTCACAGACGCTACGTTACCGAAGATGGCTGGCATTCCCTGATGCGCCCAGACACGCGTTCTCATCCTGCACAGATAACCTTGCGCTTATGTCGAGCAGCATCGGGGCCAGGGCGTGGGCCTCCAGCATCCGGGTCCGCATCATCGCCGTCGTGGCCGGCCTGCTGGCGCTGTCCTCAATCGGCTCGGTGCTGCTGCTGCGCGTGGTCCTGTTCGAACGGCTCCAGGAAGAGATCGCCACCAGCCTCGATCGCGAGGCCGAGGAGTTCCAGCTGCTGGCCGGTGGACTGGATCCGCGCACCGGCCAGCCGTTTGGAAATGACCTGACGGCCATCTTCGATGTCTACTTCTCGCGGGAAATTGCCGACGAGGGAGAGACGCTGATGGCCTACATCGACGGGGAACTCTATGAATCCAGCCGCGCCGCAGCGGTGCCGGACCTCGAGGACTTCTCTCCCGCCGTCGACTACTGGCTTTCCCGGACCGAGGTTGAGCGCGGGCGCCGGGATACAGAGGCGGGGGAGGCACAATACGTGGTCATCCCGCTGATGGGTGAGCCGAACAACGGCGTCATGGTGATCGCGAACTTCCCGGCCTTCGAGCAGAGCGAGATCGACAGTGCGGTGCAGACCCAGCTCGTGGTGCAACTGGGAACAGCTGTCCTGGCGACCCTGCTTGGAATGGCGCTCGCGGGGCGGATCCTTCGTCCGCTGCGCTCGCTCGCGGAGACCGCACTGAGCATCTCGGAAACCGACCTGACCAAGCGGATCGACATCCGTGGGCGGGATGAGGCATCCCGCATCGCGGAGGCCTTCAACGACATGCTCGAGCGCCTCGACCAGGCCTTCACCACGCAGCGCCAGTTCCTGGACGACACGAGCCACGAACTGCGTTCACCGCTCACGGTGATCCGCGGGCACATTGAACTGCTGGAACTGGACGAGACGCCTCAGGAGCGTGCGGCGACAATCGCTTTGGTGACCGATGAGATCGACCGGATGAACCAGATTGTCTCCGACCTCTTCCTGCTGGCGAAAGCTGAGCAGCCCGACTTCCTGCACCTCGAAAGCATCAACCTGCGCGACCTCGTGCTGAGCATGCACCGGAAGATGACCGCCCTCGGCAAACGGGACTGGCAGGTGCAGGTCCCGCCGTCAACGCGCTTCACCGGCGACCGTCACCGGCTCACCCAGGCGATGCTCCAGCTCGCGGACAACGCCGTGAAACATACCGACGACGACGCCGCCATCCGGTTGGGCGCCGACGTCGCCAAGGGGCAGATCCGCCTGTGGCTTGCGGACAGCGGGGCGGGAATTGCCGACGTCGACGCCGAGCACATCTTCACAAGGTTCCGGAAAGGGACGGTGAATGTGCCGGGAGGTCATCCGAACCGTGGTGGGGCGGGCCTGGGGCTTTCGATCGTGAGCGCGATTGCCGAGGCGCACCACGGCTCGGCGGCGCTCGTGGAGAAGCCGGGCTGGGGTGCCTGCTTCCAGATCACGCTGCGGCGGTAACTCCTCAGAGGGCTGCTCAGCGCCACCAGTTGTCGAGGATGCTGACCGGTACGGTGCGCTTGTGGCGGGTCATCGTGTACCGGCGTTCGATGGCGTGTGCAGCCTCCTCGGGCACTTCGCGGCCCTCGAGGTAGTCATCGATCTGCTCATAGGTGAGGCCGAGTTCATGCTCGTCGGTCTGGCCGGGATTCTCGTCGAGCAGGTCCGCCGTCGGAATCTTGTTGTAGAGGCGTTCCTCGGCGCCGAGCTCCTTGAGGACCTGCCGGTTCTGGCGCTTGTTGAGGCCGAACAGGGGCAGGACGTCCGCGCCGCCGTCGCCGTACTTGGTGAAGAATCCGGTCACTGACTCGGCGCCGTGGTCCGTGCCGATGACCAGGAGGTTGTGTTCACCGGCTACGGCGTACTGGGCGATCATGCGGGCACGGGCTTTGACGTTGCCCTTGTTGAAGTCGGACATTTCGACGCCGGCCGCGCTGGCAAACTCGTTCTCGAATCCGTCGACGGCCGGGGCGACGTTGTACACCACGGACTCACTCGGCTGGATGAATGCGAGGGCTGCCTGGGCGTCGTCCTCGTCGTGCTGGACCTTGTAGGGAAGCCGGACGGCGACAAACCGCGCATCCGTTCCTTCTTCCTTCAACTCGTCCACCGCGAGCTGGGCAAGCTTCCCCGCCAGCGTGGAATCGAGCCCGCCGCTGATGCCGAGAACGAAACCTTTCGTGCCGGTCGCCTGAACGTAATCCTTCAGGAAGCCAACGCGGCGGCGGATCTCCTCCTGCGGGTCAATGGTGGGGCGTACGCCCATTTCCTCGATGATTTTCGCCTGGAGTTCGCGCATGGGCTTTAGGGTACTACGCGAGGAAAGCTACTGCTTGAACGCCGAATCGAACGACGACGACGACGGCGCGAAGTCGAACTTCTTCAGGAACGCCAGCGCCTCCGGAGCGCCCTCAAGCCGGTCCATCCCGGCGTCCTCCCACTCCACGGAGATGGGGCCGTCGTAGCCAATAGCGGTCAGGGCACGGAAGCTGTCCTCCCACGGGACGTCTCCGCGGCCTGTCGAGACGAAGTCCCAACCCCGCCGCGGGTCGCCCCATGGCAGGTGTGAGGACAGGATCCCGTTCCGTCCGCCGCCCATTCGCATCTTCGTGTCCTTGCAGTCCACGTGGTAGATGCGGTCCGCGAAGTCGGAGATGAACGCCACCGGGTCAATCTGCTGCCACAGAAAGTGGCTCGGGTCCCAGTTCAAGCCGAACGCGGGCCGGTTCCCGACGGCGTCGAGCGCCCGCCGGGTGGACCAGTAGTCGTAGGCGATCTCTGACGGGTGAACCTCGTGCGCGAACCGGACGCCGCACTCGTCGAAGACGTCGAGGATCGGGTTCCAGCGGTCCGCGAAGTCGGTGTAGCCGGCGTCGATCACGTCCTGGCCCACGGGAGGAAACATTGCCACGTACTGCCAGATGGAGGAACCGGTGAACCCGACGACGGTCTTCACACCAAGCCTCTGCGCAAGCCGTGCGGTGTGCTTCATTTCCTCCGCGGCGCGTTGCCGGACGCCCTCCGGTTTGCCGTCGCCCCACACCCTCGGGCCAACGATCGGCTGGTGCCGGAAGTCAATGGGATCATCACACACCGCCTGGCCCTTGAGGTGGTTGGAGATGGCCCAGACTTTAAGCCCGTTGCGTTCCAGGATGTCGAGGCGGTCCTGGATGTACGCGTCGTCGTCCCAGCGCCACGCATCCAGATGGTCACCGGATACTGCGATCTCCAGCCCGTCGTAACCCCACTGACCGGCGAGCTCGGCCACCTTCTCGAACGGCAGGTCGGCCCACTGGCCGGTG
This genomic interval carries:
- a CDS encoding sugar phosphate isomerase/epimerase family protein translates to MRRNFTLFTGQWADLPFEKVAELAGQWGYDGLEIAVSGDHLDAWRWDDDAYIQDRLDILERNGLKVWAISNHLKGQAVCDDPIDFRHQPIVGPRVWGDGKPEGVRQRAAEEMKHTARLAQRLGVKTVVGFTGSSIWQYVAMFPPVGQDVIDAGYTDFADRWNPILDVFDECGVRFAHEVHPSEIAYDYWSTRRALDAVGNRPAFGLNWDPSHFLWQQIDPVAFISDFADRIYHVDCKDTKMRMGGGRNGILSSHLPWGDPRRGWDFVSTGRGDVPWEDSFRALTAIGYDGPISVEWEDAGMDRLEGAPEALAFLKKFDFAPSSSSFDSAFKQ
- a CDS encoding MFS transporter codes for the protein MQLRRNPAFVRFWAASSVSDFGTYLTTVALSVLILVTMDGTALDQGLVNAARWLPYLLFGLLAGIWVDRFRRRTVMITGDLGRATILAVLCLLGATGVIGLPALLILMFAFGTLALMSDAAYQSFLPQLVPRSQLVRANARLQQSETVAQTSGGAVAGGIVALLSAPFALLLDAASYLFSGLTLLTVPAGDRPARSTTPVRTRIAEGLRWIYGHRMLRPLALSSHLWFIGSAMLGAVLPALILNDLRLGALGLGLVLGGAGIGAVIGTTLSQRWGERWGTGRVVVAARLAQPPAVVVVLLAPLAAGGATGDGSMGSWPAPVWAAFALAVLGQVLYGCALGAEGPVEMGYWQAVTPDALIARMNATRRSVNRGMIVVGAPLGGVIATGFGSVAALGVAAAVMLVSALVLALSPFRVASDADFPVEASH
- a CDS encoding alanine--tRNA ligase-related protein, with protein sequence MATELLYLDDFDVLTAQATVMQVSELDDGRLDVELDRTCFYPRGGGQDWDTGVIRSGGDAFTVDEVRLDENGVVHHLGAGAVSEGAGVVLEVDGERRSMNTRLHSAGHIVDLAVERLGLPWVPGKGAHYPHMSFVEYSGEVPGDIEETRQRIEREVAAVIATGSSNEIRFMPVSEMDAYCRHVPENIPTNKPARIVLYNETFGVPCGGTHVRDVADVGTLTITKIKSKKGVTKVSYAVEGLN
- the nadE gene encoding ammonia-dependent NAD(+) synthetase, translating into MRELQAKIIEEMGVRPTIDPQEEIRRRVGFLKDYVQATGTKGFVLGISGGLDSTLAGKLAQLAVDELKEEGTDARFVAVRLPYKVQHDEDDAQAALAFIQPSESVVYNVAPAVDGFENEFASAAGVEMSDFNKGNVKARARMIAQYAVAGEHNLLVIGTDHGAESVTGFFTKYGDGGADVLPLFGLNKRQNRQVLKELGAEERLYNKIPTADLLDENPGQTDEHELGLTYEQIDDYLEGREVPEEAAHAIERRYTMTRHKRTVPVSILDNWWR
- a CDS encoding sensor histidine kinase, whose translation is MSSSIGARAWASSIRVRIIAVVAGLLALSSIGSVLLLRVVLFERLQEEIATSLDREAEEFQLLAGGLDPRTGQPFGNDLTAIFDVYFSREIADEGETLMAYIDGELYESSRAAAVPDLEDFSPAVDYWLSRTEVERGRRDTEAGEAQYVVIPLMGEPNNGVMVIANFPAFEQSEIDSAVQTQLVVQLGTAVLATLLGMALAGRILRPLRSLAETALSISETDLTKRIDIRGRDEASRIAEAFNDMLERLDQAFTTQRQFLDDTSHELRSPLTVIRGHIELLELDETPQERAATIALVTDEIDRMNQIVSDLFLLAKAEQPDFLHLESINLRDLVLSMHRKMTALGKRDWQVQVPPSTRFTGDRHRLTQAMLQLADNAVKHTDDDAAIRLGADVAKGQIRLWLADSGAGIADVDAEHIFTRFRKGTVNVPGGHPNRGGAGLGLSIVSAIAEAHHGSAALVEKPGWGACFQITLRR
- a CDS encoding exodeoxyribonuclease III; this translates as MKIATWNVNSLRARADRVEAWLGRSDVDVLAIQETKCKDDNFPWELFEKSGYEVAHFGVSQWNGVAIASRVGLEDVERTFPDQPVFGKDADPVQEARAIGATCGGVRVWSLYVPNGRALDDPHMPYKIEWLELLRKHAVGVLEADPTAQVALTGDWNIAPREEDVWDNELFLRNGYTHVSPPERAAFAAFEDSGFTDVVRPYTPGPGVYTYWDYKQLSFPKKMGMRIDFVLASPALAQRVSGASIDREERKGKGASDHAPVVVELD